Proteins encoded by one window of Homoserinimonas aerilata:
- the mtrB gene encoding MtrAB system histidine kinase MtrB, with product MPEGNSFPVALFAVRLRRFRDRLVHTWRSSLQFRTVAITVVLSGLAVTIIGGYMSAVIGGNLFTSRRDTVEAEHAKATLLAQDYFNNALAADESSQVDLDLLSIDVQARILSSTTSPGGTGFGMLRVPGQTTQLSMPATRSGSFSSSLLTPQLQSLVRDDTGRVYLQSVTLPDGSPGIVAGSLVTVPSAGNYELYLVFDLSDSQQTLVFVQQTLALGLLSLVVLIGAVTWIVVRLVVAPVRVAAETSERLAAGELDERIPERGEDVIATLARSFNGMADSLQQKITRLAEVSRMQQRFVSDVSHELRTPLTTIRLAGDVLYDQRADFDPTTGRTVELLHTQVQRFEQLLADLLEISRYDAGAVELELEPTNLVRLVEDTVDSMVPLADERGSSLRLVAPGGYFEAEVDPRRIRRVVRNLLGNAIEHGEGGPIVVMVDSNETAIALTVRDYGVGMSPAQLERVFDRFWRADPSRKRTIGGTGLGLAISLEDAGLHEGRLEVWSETGEGACFRLTLPRLRGTPMGESPLELPPEDGPQVEVPRELAEELAERLPDDGRQRHEQENEGRQPDA from the coding sequence GTGCCGGAAGGTAACAGCTTTCCGGTCGCCCTGTTCGCGGTGCGCCTGAGGCGTTTCCGTGACCGCCTGGTGCACACCTGGCGTTCCTCGCTGCAGTTCAGAACGGTTGCGATCACGGTCGTGCTCTCGGGCCTCGCCGTGACGATCATCGGCGGTTACATGTCGGCCGTGATCGGCGGCAACCTGTTCACCTCGCGCCGCGACACGGTCGAAGCGGAGCACGCCAAGGCGACGCTGCTCGCCCAGGACTACTTCAACAACGCGCTCGCCGCCGACGAGTCGAGCCAGGTCGACCTGGACCTTCTGAGCATCGACGTGCAGGCACGCATCCTGTCATCGACGACGAGCCCGGGAGGAACGGGCTTCGGGATGCTCAGGGTGCCGGGGCAGACGACGCAGCTGTCGATGCCTGCCACCCGCAGCGGCAGCTTCTCGTCGAGCCTGCTCACGCCGCAACTGCAGTCGCTGGTGCGCGACGACACGGGGCGCGTGTACCTGCAGTCGGTGACGCTGCCCGACGGCTCGCCCGGCATTGTTGCGGGGTCGCTTGTGACGGTGCCGTCTGCGGGCAACTACGAGCTCTACCTGGTGTTTGACCTCAGCGATTCGCAGCAGACGCTGGTGTTCGTGCAGCAGACGCTCGCACTGGGTCTGCTGTCGCTGGTGGTGCTGATCGGCGCGGTCACCTGGATCGTGGTGCGCCTCGTCGTCGCGCCGGTGCGTGTCGCGGCGGAGACAAGCGAACGGCTGGCCGCCGGCGAGCTCGACGAGCGCATCCCGGAGAGGGGCGAGGATGTCATCGCGACGCTTGCCCGCTCATTCAACGGCATGGCCGACAGTCTGCAGCAGAAGATCACACGGCTCGCCGAGGTGTCACGGATGCAGCAGCGTTTCGTGTCGGATGTCTCGCACGAGTTGCGCACGCCGCTCACGACGATCCGGTTGGCCGGCGATGTGCTCTACGACCAGCGCGCCGATTTCGATCCGACCACGGGTCGCACGGTCGAGCTGCTGCATACGCAGGTGCAGCGCTTCGAGCAGCTTCTCGCCGACCTTCTGGAGATCAGCCGTTACGACGCCGGCGCGGTCGAGTTGGAGTTGGAGCCCACCAATCTGGTGCGGCTCGTCGAAGACACCGTCGACTCGATGGTGCCGCTCGCGGATGAGCGCGGTTCCTCTCTCAGGCTGGTGGCGCCCGGCGGCTATTTCGAGGCGGAGGTCGACCCCCGTCGCATCCGTCGTGTCGTGCGCAATCTTCTGGGCAACGCGATCGAGCACGGCGAGGGCGGCCCGATCGTGGTCATGGTCGACAGCAATGAGACGGCGATCGCCCTCACGGTGCGCGATTACGGCGTGGGCATGTCGCCGGCGCAACTGGAGCGTGTCTTCGACCGCTTCTGGAGGGCAGACCCGTCACGCAAGCGGACCATCGGCGGAACGGGCCTGGGCCTGGCCATCTCGCTCGAGGATGCAGGCCTGCACGAGGGTCGGCTCGAGGTGTGGTCGGAGACGGGGGAGGGCGCCTGCTTCAGGTTGACGCTGCCGCGGCTGCGCGGAACCCCGATGGGTGAGTCCCCTCTCGAGTTGCCGCCGGAGGACGGGCCCCAGGTGGAGGTTCCCCGGGAACTTGCCGAGGAACTCGCAGAGCGCCTGCCCGATGATGGAAGGCAGCGACACGAGCAGGAGAACGAGGGGAGGCAGCCGGATGCGTAG
- the mtrA gene encoding MtrAB system response regulator MtrA: protein MNAPRILVVDDDVALAEMIGIVLRGDGFDPSFCADGSEALQAFRDTKPDLVLLDLMLPGRNGIEVCEEIRAESGVPIIMLTAKSDTTDVVRGLESGADDYVVKPFNPKELVARIRTRLRPTPESTAETLRVGDLSLDVAGHEVRRGDTIINLTPLEFELLLALAMKPQQVFTREMLLEQVWGYHYKADTRLVNVHVQRLRAKVELDPDNPAIVMTVRGVGYRAGAGR from the coding sequence ATGAACGCTCCTCGCATTCTTGTTGTTGACGACGATGTCGCGTTGGCCGAGATGATCGGCATCGTTCTGCGCGGCGACGGCTTCGATCCCTCCTTCTGCGCAGACGGGTCTGAGGCGCTGCAGGCGTTCCGCGACACGAAGCCCGATCTGGTGCTGCTCGATCTGATGCTGCCGGGCAGGAACGGCATCGAGGTGTGCGAGGAGATCCGGGCGGAGTCCGGCGTTCCGATCATCATGCTCACGGCGAAATCCGATACGACGGATGTTGTGAGAGGGCTTGAGAGCGGCGCCGACGACTATGTGGTCAAGCCGTTCAATCCGAAGGAGCTGGTGGCGCGCATCCGCACCCGCCTGCGTCCGACGCCGGAGTCGACTGCCGAGACGCTGCGTGTCGGAGATCTGAGTCTCGACGTGGCCGGCCACGAGGTGCGCCGCGGAGACACGATCATCAACCTGACCCCGCTCGAGTTCGAGCTGCTCCTGGCGCTGGCGATGAAGCCGCAGCAGGTGTTCACGCGCGAGATGCTGCTCGAGCAGGTGTGGGGCTACCACTACAAGGCTGACACGCGCCTCGTCAACGTGCACGTGCAGCGACTGCGCGCCAAGGTCGAGCTCGACCCCGACAACCCCGCCATCGTCATGACTGTTCGTGGCGTCGGCTATCGTGCCGGTGCCGGAAGGTAA
- a CDS encoding DUF4129 domain-containing protein, translating into MIALLFGPSAAALLRPLGLAAGDTPLDPDAEQAREWLREELSKLIYQEAQPTWFDRLATALWEWITSLSLDGTGGGQGLGVVLVLLLVAAVIVAAFFIFGPPARSRRSRIPGEIFGEDDGRDAAAMRRDAERSAAAGRWADATADMFRAIARGLSDRTLVTMSPGTTAQHFAGRATSVFPDHGAALAASATDFDEVRYLGHDGSRDAYERVAALERELRSARPVLPEAAAAPAGTAGATG; encoded by the coding sequence ATGATCGCACTCCTCTTCGGGCCGTCCGCGGCCGCCCTGCTCCGGCCCCTCGGGCTGGCCGCAGGTGACACGCCCCTCGACCCCGACGCCGAGCAGGCGCGCGAATGGCTGCGAGAAGAACTCTCCAAGCTGATCTACCAGGAAGCCCAACCCACCTGGTTCGACCGCCTCGCGACCGCGCTGTGGGAGTGGATCACCTCGCTCAGCCTCGACGGCACAGGAGGCGGGCAGGGCCTCGGCGTCGTACTCGTGCTGCTGCTCGTCGCCGCCGTCATCGTCGCCGCATTCTTCATCTTCGGGCCGCCCGCGCGATCGCGCCGCAGCCGCATCCCCGGCGAGATCTTCGGCGAGGACGACGGCCGCGACGCGGCAGCCATGCGCCGCGACGCCGAACGCAGCGCAGCAGCCGGGCGCTGGGCCGACGCCACAGCCGACATGTTCCGCGCCATCGCCCGGGGGCTCTCCGACCGCACGCTCGTCACCATGAGCCCCGGCACGACCGCCCAGCACTTCGCCGGCCGGGCGACATCCGTCTTTCCCGACCACGGCGCAGCCCTCGCCGCGAGCGCCACCGACTTCGACGAGGTGCGCTACCTCGGCCACGACGGCAGCCGCGACGCCTACGAACGCGTCGCGGCCCTCGAGCGAGAACTGCGCAGTGCGCGGCCCGTGCTGCCAGAAGCCGCCGCCGCGCCAGCAGGAACCGCGGGGGCCACCGGATGA